A portion of the Cellulophaga algicola DSM 14237 genome contains these proteins:
- a CDS encoding MFS transporter — MKHKPHILPILILAQFACTSLWFAGNAIIDDIALKTGLGPEIIGYVLSSVQFGFITGTLVFAFLMIADRFSPSKIFFICALLAAACNLSLFTEVLSKWQLLFARFGTGFFLAGIYPIGMKIAADYYENGLGKALGFLVGALVLGTSFPYLLSGLELNSNSDTVLIITSAIAIIGGVLVVLFVPNGPFRKKSTNIKIKAGIALFKIPKFRQAAIGYFGHMWELYAFWAFTPLALHTYASVTNATFSIPLLTFAIIALGGLSCVLGGYVADKIGSHKIAYYALLVSGVFCIISPLLFKLPALLFLIGWSFWGMAATADSPQFSSLIANAAPPELKGTGLTLVNCFGFAISIISIQLLTLLAEQINPTLIFLFLSIGPLLGLIFMTKKTAY, encoded by the coding sequence TTGAAGCATAAACCGCATATTTTACCCATTTTAATACTAGCACAATTTGCCTGCACCTCTTTATGGTTTGCAGGCAATGCTATTATTGATGATATAGCATTAAAAACTGGTTTGGGTCCAGAGATTATTGGGTATGTATTATCTTCCGTGCAATTTGGGTTTATTACAGGTACCTTAGTATTTGCCTTTTTAATGATCGCCGATCGCTTTTCTCCTTCAAAAATATTTTTTATTTGCGCCCTACTGGCTGCCGCATGTAATTTGAGCCTTTTTACAGAGGTACTTTCTAAATGGCAATTGCTATTTGCACGGTTTGGAACAGGCTTCTTTCTCGCGGGTATTTATCCTATCGGAATGAAAATTGCAGCAGATTATTATGAAAACGGACTTGGGAAAGCTTTAGGTTTTTTGGTAGGTGCCTTAGTTTTAGGAACTTCATTCCCCTATTTGTTAAGCGGATTAGAACTTAATAGTAATTCTGATACCGTCTTAATTATCACTTCCGCTATAGCCATAATTGGTGGCGTGTTAGTCGTTTTATTTGTTCCTAATGGTCCTTTTAGAAAAAAAAGCACCAACATAAAAATAAAAGCAGGAATAGCACTTTTTAAAATTCCGAAATTTAGACAAGCAGCAATTGGTTATTTTGGTCATATGTGGGAGTTGTATGCTTTTTGGGCTTTTACACCTTTAGCCCTGCATACCTATGCATCTGTGACTAATGCTACATTTTCGATTCCGTTACTAACGTTTGCCATTATTGCTTTAGGCGGCCTCTCTTGTGTATTGGGTGGTTATGTCGCAGATAAAATAGGAAGCCATAAAATAGCTTATTACGCCCTATTGGTTTCTGGCGTATTTTGCATTATCTCTCCCCTTTTATTTAAATTGCCTGCCCTGTTATTTTTAATAGGATGGAGTTTTTGGGGTATGGCAGCTACCGCAGATTCGCCTCAATTTTCTAGTTTAATAGCCAATGCAGCTCCCCCAGAATTAAAAGGAACAGGACTAACACTCGTCAATTGTTTTGGTTTCGCCATTAGCATTATCAGTATTCAACTACTCACCCTATTGGCAGAACAAATAAATCCAACATTAATTTTCTTATTTTTAAGCATTGGACCACTCCTTGGTTTAATTTTTATGACTAAGAAAACAGCTTATTAA
- a CDS encoding bifunctional alpha,alpha-trehalose-phosphate synthase (UDP-forming)/trehalose-phosphatase: protein MGKTIIISNRLPIQLQIHNGSITAIPSVGGLATGMKSVHSGGDSLWIGWSGLTDEEIPEELVGDIDAALAKHGSSKVNLSQQEVDGFYYGFSNRTVWPLFHYFLEYAEFEIDSWETYKKVNQKFADAIVEKAADDDTIWVHDYQLMLVPQMVREKLPNISIGFFLHIPFPSFEIFRTLPWRKEVLEGLLGSDLIGFHTYDYERHFLSSVRRILGLDVSFNDVYLEDRIIKVDSFPMGIDYKKFSEAAKVHNQLPPEKQSELQQRLNNHKQSTPDAKFLLSIDRLDYTKGIAKRLNAFEYFLTKYPQYKEKVRLIILAVPSRSNVPQYQLLKREVDELVGRINGEFSTVSWTPIWYFYRSMPFENLIDLYTSCDIAWLTPIRDGMNLVAKEYVATRTDKTGVLILSEMAGAANEMNESLLINPNNFEQIADTIHQAIEMPIEEQQERNDILQKRLERYNVERWAKDFMSSLKEQKDNSSSYVSRKLSSKLLDRITNDYKKAKRRLLFIDYDGTLAGFHNNPQKASPDEELYELLDAISSQENTDMYLISGRDKETFTKWFLPKKYNMIVEHGVWLSEDGADFSLLENVKKDWMEKIQPVLESFVDRTPGSFIEEKNYSLAWHYRKTDPDFGQKRATELNTVLTSLIANDDLSVLNGNKVMEIKSSNVNKGRAALRMYGKHDYDFVFAIGDDWTDEFMFQELPESAVTVKVGLQKTAAKYYVDGTKDVRKLLKRFID, encoded by the coding sequence ATGGGCAAAACTATCATAATCTCAAATAGACTACCGATACAATTACAAATTCATAATGGAAGCATTACTGCAATACCAAGTGTGGGTGGTTTGGCTACAGGAATGAAATCTGTACACTCTGGTGGAGATAGCCTTTGGATTGGGTGGAGCGGTTTAACCGATGAAGAGATTCCTGAAGAATTGGTAGGCGATATTGATGCAGCCTTAGCCAAACACGGATCTTCAAAAGTAAATTTATCACAACAAGAAGTTGATGGTTTTTATTACGGATTTAGTAATAGAACCGTATGGCCTTTATTCCATTACTTTTTAGAATATGCAGAATTTGAAATAGATAGTTGGGAAACCTATAAAAAAGTGAACCAAAAATTTGCAGATGCTATTGTAGAAAAAGCAGCAGATGATGATACTATTTGGGTACATGATTACCAGTTAATGTTAGTACCACAAATGGTTCGTGAAAAATTACCAAACATCTCTATAGGTTTCTTTTTACATATTCCTTTTCCTTCTTTTGAAATATTTAGAACCCTACCTTGGCGTAAAGAAGTACTTGAAGGTTTGTTAGGTTCTGATTTAATTGGCTTCCATACCTACGACTACGAACGCCATTTTTTAAGCTCTGTTCGCCGTATTCTGGGTCTAGATGTTAGTTTTAACGATGTATACCTTGAAGACCGAATTATAAAAGTAGATTCTTTCCCGATGGGAATAGATTATAAAAAGTTTAGCGAAGCGGCCAAGGTGCATAATCAATTGCCTCCAGAAAAGCAATCGGAATTACAGCAACGCCTAAATAATCATAAACAATCTACTCCAGACGCAAAATTCTTACTTTCTATTGACCGTTTAGATTATACAAAAGGTATCGCAAAACGTTTAAACGCTTTTGAGTACTTTTTAACTAAATACCCTCAATACAAAGAAAAGGTGCGTTTAATTATACTTGCGGTGCCTTCACGGAGTAATGTGCCACAATACCAGTTGTTAAAAAGAGAAGTAGATGAACTTGTCGGTAGAATTAATGGAGAATTTTCTACCGTAAGCTGGACCCCTATTTGGTATTTCTACCGATCCATGCCTTTTGAAAATTTAATCGATTTATATACTTCTTGTGATATAGCTTGGTTGACTCCCATCCGTGATGGAATGAACTTAGTCGCTAAAGAATATGTAGCCACAAGAACCGACAAAACAGGGGTATTAATTTTGAGTGAAATGGCAGGAGCTGCGAATGAGATGAATGAATCTCTCTTAATTAATCCTAATAATTTTGAGCAGATTGCAGATACTATTCATCAAGCAATAGAGATGCCTATAGAAGAGCAACAAGAACGGAATGATATTTTACAAAAAAGATTAGAACGCTATAATGTAGAGCGATGGGCGAAAGATTTCATGAGTTCATTAAAAGAACAAAAAGACAATAGCAGTAGCTATGTTTCTAGAAAGCTTTCTTCAAAATTATTGGATAGAATCACAAACGATTATAAAAAAGCCAAAAGAAGGTTGCTATTTATAGATTATGATGGTACCCTAGCTGGCTTTCATAATAATCCGCAAAAAGCGAGCCCAGACGAAGAATTATATGAACTATTAGATGCTATTTCTTCTCAAGAAAATACAGATATGTATTTAATTAGTGGTCGCGATAAAGAAACCTTTACCAAATGGTTTCTACCTAAAAAATACAACATGATTGTAGAACATGGGGTATGGCTTTCGGAAGATGGTGCGGACTTTAGCTTACTAGAGAATGTTAAGAAAGATTGGATGGAAAAGATTCAACCTGTACTAGAATCTTTTGTAGATAGAACTCCTGGTAGTTTTATTGAAGAAAAGAATTACTCTTTAGCATGGCATTACCGCAAGACAGATCCTGATTTTGGTCAAAAGAGAGCAACCGAATTAAATACGGTGCTTACAAGCTTAATTGCCAATGATGATTTAAGTGTTTTGAACGGTAATAAAGTAATGGAGATTAAAAGTAGCAATGTCAATAAAGGACGTGCTGCCTTACGTATGTATGGGAAACATGATTATGATTTCGTATTTGCTATTGGCGATGATTGGACTGATGAATTTATGTTTCAAGAATTACCAGAATCTGCCGTAACCGTAAAAGTGGGACTTCAGAAAACAGCTGCTAAATACTATGTAGATGGCACTAAAGATGTCCGTAAATTATTAAAACGTTTTATTGATTAG
- a CDS encoding glycoside hydrolase family 15 protein — MDNLDYGIIGNCRSAALISKNGSMDWCCLPEFDSPSVFAKLLDEEIGGSFGIEVEDTYKIHQFYDAETAILITKFTEGEENCFEIHDFMPRYHKDDDSFFAPPEVIRYIKLVAGKPKFKVVYNPKLEYAQGKTESFIKKDFIASLTHDVKFDTVFLYTSFDKEKVLNGEEIIVEENGFFLLTYNEKIFTPTTERVFLNLERTRIYWMDWSQKTPTYKKFDKEIKRSALTLKLLSYDKTGAVLAAATTSLPETIGEVRNWDYRFCWIRDASMVIKVVSQLGHKNVAKRYLQFIIDLIPDKDEKLQIMYGINREKKLTEQTLEHLSGYKGSKPVRIGNAAYEQVQNDIYGILMDVIYEMISQFSIDIQNGEELWGITKGIVWIVEKHWQEPDKGIWEFRSEDRHFTFSKVLCWTAIDRAIKVAELLDKKHKIDKWRPLEQKIKKDIMENAWNEEKQAFTQSYGSSDMDASVLLMQSYGFIDAKDPKYVSTVLAVEKDLCNDGLLYRYKNEDDFGEPSSSFTICTFWFINSLFKIGQEEKALQHFEQLLSYSNHLGLFSEDVDFKTKRLLGNFPQAYSHLALIECAINFSNKASEENVLESMRD, encoded by the coding sequence ATGGATAATTTAGACTACGGAATAATAGGAAATTGTAGGAGTGCAGCATTAATTTCTAAGAATGGTTCAATGGATTGGTGTTGTTTACCAGAATTTGATTCACCATCAGTTTTTGCAAAACTTCTCGATGAAGAAATAGGAGGGAGTTTTGGTATTGAGGTAGAAGACACTTATAAGATACATCAGTTTTATGATGCCGAAACGGCAATATTAATTACGAAATTTACAGAAGGCGAAGAAAATTGTTTTGAAATTCATGACTTTATGCCTAGGTATCATAAGGATGATGATTCATTTTTTGCACCGCCAGAGGTTATCAGATATATAAAACTGGTAGCAGGGAAACCAAAATTTAAAGTGGTTTACAACCCAAAATTAGAATACGCACAAGGAAAAACTGAATCGTTTATAAAAAAAGATTTTATAGCAAGCTTAACACACGATGTAAAGTTTGATACCGTTTTCTTATACACTTCATTTGATAAAGAAAAAGTGCTAAATGGAGAAGAAATTATAGTAGAAGAAAATGGGTTTTTTCTGTTAACGTATAATGAGAAAATATTTACACCTACAACAGAAAGAGTATTTTTAAATTTAGAACGTACCCGTATTTATTGGATGGATTGGTCACAAAAAACGCCAACCTATAAGAAGTTTGATAAAGAGATTAAACGTAGCGCATTAACTTTAAAATTGTTGAGTTATGATAAAACAGGGGCAGTATTAGCTGCGGCAACAACATCTCTTCCAGAAACAATAGGAGAGGTTCGTAATTGGGATTACAGATTCTGTTGGATTCGTGATGCTTCTATGGTAATTAAAGTGGTCTCTCAATTAGGGCATAAAAATGTAGCTAAGCGGTATTTGCAATTTATTATTGATTTGATTCCTGATAAAGATGAAAAGTTACAGATCATGTATGGCATTAACCGCGAGAAAAAGCTAACAGAGCAAACCTTAGAGCACTTAAGTGGGTATAAAGGATCTAAACCTGTTAGAATTGGTAATGCAGCTTACGAGCAAGTTCAGAATGATATTTATGGAATTCTGATGGATGTGATTTATGAAATGATTTCTCAATTTAGTATAGACATCCAAAATGGGGAGGAACTTTGGGGTATTACTAAAGGCATTGTTTGGATTGTAGAGAAGCACTGGCAAGAACCAGATAAAGGTATTTGGGAGTTCCGTTCAGAAGATAGGCATTTTACATTTTCTAAGGTTTTATGCTGGACCGCCATTGATAGGGCTATAAAAGTGGCAGAGTTGTTAGACAAGAAACATAAAATTGATAAATGGAGACCATTAGAGCAGAAAATTAAAAAAGATATCATGGAGAATGCTTGGAATGAAGAGAAACAAGCCTTTACACAATCCTATGGTTCTTCAGATATGGATGCTTCCGTATTATTAATGCAGTCTTATGGATTTATTGATGCTAAAGATCCAAAATACGTAAGTACAGTTTTAGCTGTAGAGAAAGATTTATGTAATGATGGTTTATTGTACCGGTATAAAAATGAAGATGATTTTGGAGAACCTTCATCATCATTTACAATTTGTACGTTTTGGTTTATCAATAGCTTATTCAAAATAGGGCAGGAAGAAAAAGCATTACAACATTTTGAGCAATTGTTGAGTTATAGTAATCACTTAGGCTTGTTTAGTGAAGATGTAGATTTTAAAACAAAACGTTTGTTAGGGAACTTCCCGCAAGCATATTCACATTTAGCATTGATAGAATGTGCAATAAACTTTTCTAATAAAGCATCTGAAGAGAACGTATTAGAGTCTATGCGTGATTAA